A genomic window from Colletotrichum destructivum chromosome 7, complete sequence includes:
- a CDS encoding Putative G patch domain-containing protein has translation MSHTKRSHKTYEADLYDDQVAAHVSFGTPLPPLDPDTRDDGSYVPLHKQQVRDEHGRRRLHGAFTGGWSAGYFNTVGSKEGWTPSTFISSRTNRQKGKSNTFHHRPEDYMDEEDLADATATQEIRTTDPFAALGASSHVGRHPVKLAGLMRRQCDSMGFELLRRMGWKDGQGIGPKVRREARLGASANTTTAASNETHLFAPDDVVMVTFSRKANQRGLGYQEERPLSQLSGSANDQYGLQSLGADLDKGVDDSASGPRLSLGMPDKKQKQAQHGGFGVGILNDTGSDEDDPYEMGPRISYNRTLGSDKMKKRQSASTTVAANPALRTKPVFVSKSGSARVHVQPTCLDGKPPLKGFVMGHSSEPRQIRQSLSCYPPPTIPPEWASGKRRMDAKQPTAYASTKDAAKAACHDPRSRAAILGEPALPGKSVFDYMSTASRERLAAFTGRSNLPPAKGEVLPEHGKKAEQRLQDRLQSIPRLAKETAIAAMSRGAGAGGPYANDEAKRARYRLYLQSAAGFGGSTPTKPQNMTDNDYIKEIEEFHGCAQLFKPMTGFMATRFTTASTGSKGPGDSGSSSDSNVQRLVRPPKPADPFEEAAKMGMYGRMTRLTENFFPTRLLCKRFGVPPPSHVQPDLEPGASSETRGSFHGLPASIDMARQPLICGMDTNGVGDLPGPKPADNASETGDKVAEASRPSDDVFRAIFGDSSEEE, from the exons ATGTCACATACCAAGAGATCTCATAAGACGTATGAGGCTGACCTATACGACGATCAAGTCGCCGCACATGTCTCCTTCGGCACCCCTTTGCCTCCCTTAGACCCGGACACACGTGACGATGGCTCCTACGTTCCCTTACACAAGCAGCAGGTGAGGGACgagcatgggcggcggcgccttcatGGCGCTTTTACTGGAGGATGGAGCGCAGG ATACTTCAATACTGTCGGATCAAAAGAGGGTTGGACTCCGTCCACCTTCATCTCGAGCCGCACGAACCGACAGAAGGGGAAATCGAATACGTTCCACCACCGGCCAGAGGATTAcatggatgaagaagatctTGCGGACGCCACTGCCACTCAAGAAATCCGGACCACTGATCCCTTTGCCGCCCTTGGGGCTTCGAGCCATGTTGGACGTCATCCTGTTAAGCTGGCTGGCTTAATGAGAAGACAGTGTGATAGCATGGGTTTCGAGCTTCTGCGGAGGATGGGCTGGAAGGACGGACAAGGCATTGGGCCGAAAGTACGTCGGGAAGCGCGTTTAGGCGCTTCGGCAAACACTACGACTGCTGCGTCAAACGAAACCCATCTCTTTGCGCCGGACGATGTTGTTATGGTTACTTTTTCTCGCAAGGCCAACCAGCGGGGTTTGGGCTACCAGGAGGAACGTCCGCTCTCGCAGCTCTCCGGGTCTGCCAACGATCAATACGGACTACAAAGCCTTGGGGCTGATCTTGACAAAGGGGTTGACGACTCTGCCAGCGGGCCTCGTCTTTCACTTGGCATGCCTGACAAGAAACAGAAGCAGGCACAACATGGGGGCTTCGGCGTTGGGATCTTAAACGACACCGGCTCAGACGAAGATGACCCATACGAGATGGGGCCCCGAATATCATATAACCGAACCCTGGGCAGCGACAAGATGAAGAAAAGGCAGTCCGCGAGTACCACTGTGGCGGCAAATCCAGCGCTGCGAACAAAACCAGTATTTGTTTCTAAGTCCGGCTCGGCCAGGGTTCACGTCCAGCCAACATGTCTGGATGGCAAACCGCCGCTGAAAGGCTTTGTCATGGGCCACTCTTCAGAACCCCGACAAATCAGACAGTCGCTGTCGTGTTATCCCCCCCCAACCATCCCCCCTGAATGGGCGTCAGGGAAACGTCGCATGGACGCCAAACAACCAACGGCGTACGCGTCGACGAAAGATGCCGCAAAGGCTGCTTGTCACGATCCCAGGTCTCGAGCGGCGATTCTAGGCGAACCCGCCCTCCCTGGAAAGTCTGTCTTTGACTACATGTCAACTGCTTCGCGCGAGCGACTGGCTGCGTTCACTGGCCGATCGAATCTCCCACCGGCCAAAGGCGAGGTTCTGCCAGAGCATGGCAAAAAAGCCGAGCAGAGGCTGCAGGACAGGCTGCAGAGCATACCCAGACTGGCCAAAGAGACGGCTATTGCAGCAATGAGTCGTGGAGCAGGTGCGGGTGGCCCTTATGCAAACGATGAGGCCAAGCGTGCACGTTACCGGCTCTATCTGCAGAGTGCGGCTGGATTTGGTGGCTCAACTCCCACTAAACCTCAAAACATGACGGACAATGACTATATCAAGGAGATTGAGGAGTTTCATGGGTGCGCGCAGCTTTTCAAGCCCATGACAGGATTCATGGCCACCCGGTTCACGACTGCTTCAACGGGAAGCAAGGGACCTGGGGATTCAGGGTCCAGCTCGGACTCGAACGTGCAGAGGCTTGTCAGGCCACCCAAGCCAGCAGATCCATTCGAAGAGGCAGCAAAAATGGGCATGTATGGGCGCATGACGAGGCTGACTGAAAATTTCTTCCCGACCAGATTGCTATGCAAGCGCTTCGGTGTCCCGCCACCCTCCCACGTCCAACCCGACCTGGAGCCTGGTGCCTCTTCGGAGACTCGCGGTTCGTTCCATGGACTACCTGCCAGTATAGACATGGCAAGGCAGCCGTTAATCTGCGGGATGGACACAAACGGAGTGGGTGATTTGCCGGGGCCAAAGCCAGCGGACAATGCGTCCGAGACCGGAGacaaggtcgccgaggcctcgCGGCCAAGTGATGATGTCTTCAGGGCAATATTTGGTGATAGCAGTGAGGAGGAATAA
- a CDS encoding Putative SKP1/BTB/POZ domain superfamily protein, producing the protein MATAGGASSIITQVQQGGPPINSIGDVGADETIAMDLRGTRFVLSRDELLTLPEFVLLSLFPNGLFPEGHMGGFAEGDAVQVDYDPASLQYMLDFFRTVAQSIPVDVSPSVSQEEETTTGDAMGPRDDSSKRAGIIVLREDLDFYVIPPRADITQSEMMEVKRAAGKALLQQNGIFSGLKRSDEPGTTEAHLIEMLTAGGFHHDDSWGHRAGEPNKAVVCSLALARLRSDIRGNEMSSNAVGMAQKLLLFWRKPARRCWWEGVELENVEGVQGKLKVWIRRVWTLEMSVIGLR; encoded by the exons ATGGCtaccgccggcggcgcgtcGAGTATCATTACTCAAGTGCAACAAGGGGGGCCGCCCATCAATTCCATAGGAG atgtcggcgccgatgagaCGATTGCCATGGACCTTCG GGGAACGAGATTCGTGTTGTCGAGGGACGAACTCTTGACGCTGCCCGAATTTGTACTTCTATCTCTGTTTCCGAACGGGCTTTTTCCCGAGGGACACATGGGTGGGTTCGCTGAGGGCGATGCTGTCCAGGTAGAC TATGATCCCGCATCGTTGCAGTACATGCTCGACTTTTTCCGAACCGTTGCGCAGTCGATACCTGTAGACGTGTCTCCAAGTGTTTcgcaggaggaagagaccACGACTGGAGATGCTATGGGCCCAAGGGATGACTCGTCAAAGAGGGCGGGCATTATCGTTTTGAGAGAGGACCTCGACTTCTATGTCATCCCCCCACGGGCTGACATTACACAGTCCGAGATGATGGAAGTCAAGAGAGCCGCGGGCAAGGCCCTTCTCCAGCAGAATGGCATCTTTTCGGGTCTGAAGCGGAGCGATGAGCCAGGCACTACGGAAGCTCACCTCATCGAGATGTTGACAGCGGG TGGATTTCACCACGACGACAGCTGGGGTCATCGGGCAGGCGAACCGAATAAAGCAGTCGTCTGCAGTTTAGCCTTGGCACGTCTACGCAGCGATATTCGAGGTAACGAAATGAGTAGCAACGCTGTCGGCATGGCGCAGAAGCTGCTCCTTTTCTGGCGTAAGCCTGCGAGGCGTTGCTGGTGGGAAGGCGTCGAGCTTGAAAACGTCGAGGGAGTCCAGGGCAAGCTCAAGGTCTGGATCAGACGCGTTTGGACCCTGGAAATGAGCGTCATTGGCCTCCGATGA